One genomic region from Nostoc sphaeroides encodes:
- a CDS encoding GAF domain-containing protein — MEPNSNFTENQLLLSSAQLQEQLDQQKALASVIVRIRESLDLKTIFQTTVTQVRQLLNADRVAVFQFDQEKDWEGEFVSEDVALDWDSALAIKVYDHCFGEQFASSYQQGRVQAVADIYKAGLSDCHATILSKFQVKANLVVPLSRHSELWGLLCIHQCSEARDWKESEIEFIRQIADHLVVAIQQAKHLHEVQLQTAELAQAAQRDQVIAQIVDKIRSPLDIETIFKTTTQEIRQLLQADRVAIFSFNDDWSGNFVAESFAEGWTPLVGVQPAIADTYLQQTQGGRYVNNQTFTVNDIYQAGLTNCHVTLLEQFQAKAFATAPILQGDKLWGVIAAYQNSSPRQWQSYEVESLTKIGTQIGVAVRHHKLLTYAQYQAEQQKTLTSVITRIRESLDLDTIFQTTVTEVRQMLQADRVAVFRFDPQKDWEGEFISEDFVAECNSVIAEKVYDYCFGENFVHLYAQGRVNAIADIYQGKFPGCYVQILEKFQVRANLVAPLLKKGELWGLLCIHQCTAPRHWQPSEIEFASQIAEQLGVALKQDSYLKQVQMQVVQLAEATEREKAMERQELLAATIDKIRQSLDIKTIFKTTTHAVRELLEVERVAIYRFNSDWSGKFVADSFKDGWKAVAQAQPMIIETFEDTDDDNELPRNETFVPIREGEKLWGLLVAYQNSQPRYWKEEEINLLAQVGVQLGIAIQQAELLEQTKRQTLELTQTLQELKQTQTRLIQGEKMAGLGQLLAGVAHEINNPISFIFGNLIHLNEYTQELLKVVKLYRQNSSILPTVQEQIDKTDLDFLIEDLPKTVESMKVGTERICEIVLSLRNFSRTDEAGLKRVDIHEGLDSTLLILGHRLKNNNERPAIEIVKEYATLRLLECYPAQLNQVFMNLLSNSIDALEEKFKTIQQRYLKLSQRCPTIPLTIWITTQAVNNQIVISIADNGLGIPEEVRSHIFDPFFTTKAPGKGTGLGLSISYQIIVEKHHGQIKCSSQPGEGTEFLIEIPSSN; from the coding sequence ATGGAACCCAATTCAAATTTCACAGAAAATCAACTTCTTTTGTCAAGCGCTCAACTTCAAGAACAACTAGACCAACAAAAGGCTCTGGCGAGTGTAATTGTGCGAATTCGGGAGTCTCTTGACTTAAAAACAATTTTTCAAACGACCGTTACACAAGTGCGTCAGTTGCTAAATGCTGATCGTGTAGCAGTCTTCCAGTTTGACCAAGAGAAAGACTGGGAAGGAGAATTTGTTTCTGAGGATGTTGCACTTGACTGGGATTCAGCACTGGCAATAAAAGTTTACGACCACTGCTTTGGAGAACAATTTGCTTCGAGTTATCAACAAGGTAGAGTGCAGGCAGTAGCAGATATTTACAAGGCGGGACTGAGTGATTGTCACGCCACAATTTTGAGTAAATTTCAGGTAAAGGCCAACCTCGTTGTCCCTCTATCGCGCCATTCGGAACTGTGGGGATTGCTTTGCATTCATCAGTGCAGTGAGGCTCGTGACTGGAAAGAATCGGAAATTGAGTTTATTCGTCAAATTGCCGATCATCTTGTCGTTGCGATTCAACAAGCGAAGCATCTCCATGAAGTCCAATTGCAAACCGCAGAATTGGCTCAAGCGGCTCAACGCGACCAAGTAATTGCTCAGATTGTCGATAAAATTCGCTCACCCCTTGATATTGAAACCATCTTTAAAACAACAACTCAAGAAATACGCCAGCTGCTGCAAGCTGACCGAGTTGCCATTTTTAGCTTTAATGACGATTGGAGTGGTAACTTCGTTGCTGAATCATTTGCGGAAGGCTGGACTCCTTTAGTTGGCGTTCAGCCTGCGATCGCTGATACTTATTTACAACAGACGCAAGGCGGACGTTACGTTAACAACCAGACATTTACAGTCAATGACATTTATCAAGCCGGATTAACAAACTGTCATGTAACCCTGTTGGAGCAATTTCAGGCAAAAGCCTTTGCAACTGCTCCTATTCTCCAAGGAGACAAACTTTGGGGAGTCATTGCTGCTTACCAAAATTCCTCACCCAGACAGTGGCAATCTTATGAAGTCGAATCACTGACCAAAATCGGCACACAAATTGGTGTAGCAGTGCGACACCATAAGTTGCTCACATACGCTCAGTACCAAGCAGAGCAACAAAAGACATTAACTAGTGTGATTACTCGAATTCGGGAGTCCTTAGATTTAGATACAATTTTCCAAACTACTGTCACTGAGGTACGGCAAATGCTGCAAGCAGACAGAGTAGCAGTTTTTCGTTTTGACCCTCAAAAAGATTGGGAAGGAGAGTTTATTTCTGAAGATTTTGTGGCTGAGTGTAACTCGGTAATCGCAGAAAAAGTTTATGATTATTGCTTTGGTGAAAACTTTGTCCACCTTTACGCCCAAGGGCGGGTAAATGCCATCGCTGACATTTATCAAGGAAAGTTTCCCGGTTGCTACGTCCAAATCCTAGAAAAATTTCAAGTGCGGGCAAATTTGGTCGCACCTCTATTGAAAAAAGGTGAACTTTGGGGATTGCTGTGTATTCACCAATGCACCGCTCCTCGTCACTGGCAACCCTCTGAAATTGAATTTGCCAGTCAAATAGCCGAGCAATTGGGAGTTGCTTTAAAACAGGATTCTTATTTGAAGCAAGTTCAAATGCAGGTTGTCCAATTAGCAGAAGCTACTGAACGCGAGAAAGCAATGGAACGGCAAGAATTACTGGCTGCAACCATTGATAAAATCCGCCAGTCACTCGATATTAAAACTATTTTTAAAACCACTACTCATGCTGTGCGAGAGTTGCTCGAAGTCGAGCGAGTTGCAATCTATCGCTTCAACTCAGATTGGAGCGGTAAATTTGTGGCAGATTCTTTTAAAGATGGTTGGAAAGCTGTTGCACAAGCTCAACCAATGATTATAGAAACTTTTGAGGACACAGACGACGATAACGAACTTCCGCGTAATGAAACCTTTGTTCCAATTCGGGAAGGTGAAAAATTATGGGGATTATTAGTTGCTTATCAAAATTCCCAGCCGCGTTATTGGAAAGAGGAAGAAATTAATTTACTGGCTCAAGTTGGGGTGCAATTAGGAATTGCGATTCAGCAAGCAGAATTACTCGAACAAACCAAACGTCAAACCTTAGAACTTACTCAAACTCTGCAAGAATTAAAACAAACTCAGACTCGGTTAATTCAGGGTGAAAAAATGGCAGGATTAGGACAACTACTTGCTGGAGTCGCCCATGAAATCAACAATCCTATCAGTTTTATTTTTGGCAATCTCATCCATTTAAATGAATATACTCAAGAACTGCTAAAGGTAGTGAAACTTTACCGTCAAAACTCCTCAATATTGCCAACTGTCCAAGAGCAAATTGACAAGACTGATTTGGACTTTCTCATCGAAGATTTGCCCAAAACCGTTGAGTCAATGAAAGTAGGAACAGAGCGCATTTGTGAGATTGTGCTATCACTGCGAAACTTCTCTCGTACAGATGAGGCTGGATTGAAGCGAGTAGATATTCATGAAGGCTTGGATAGTACTTTGCTAATCTTAGGGCATCGGCTCAAAAACAATAATGAACGCCCAGCTATTGAAATTGTGAAAGAATATGCTACTTTACGTTTGCTCGAATGCTATCCAGCGCAATTAAATCAAGTCTTTATGAATCTTTTGAGTAACAGTATTGATGCATTAGAGGAAAAGTTTAAAACTATACAGCAAAGGTATTTGAAGTTATCCCAAAGGTGTCCGACAATACCTTTAACTATCTGGATTACTACACAAGCCGTTAATAACCAGATTGTAATTAGCATAGCTGACAATGGTCTTGGGATTCCAGAAGAGGTGCGATCGCATATATTTGATCCCTTCTTCACTACCAAAGCACCGGGTAAAGGTACGGGGTTAGGATTATCTATCAGCTATCAAATAATAGTTGAAAAACATCATGGTCAGATTAAATGTTCCTCACAACCAGGAGAAGGAACAGAGTTTTTAATTGAAATTCCCAGCAGTAATTAG